CCACAAAACACCTCTCTTTGTCCCCGTTCCTTAAGTACGGGAATATCAGCAGTAATTTTGACAGGTAATTCCGTGCAAGGCTCTAGAGCCATGTTTTGCTCTCCTTTTGGGCTAAATCCCTAGTTTTTTCTTAAAAGGCTATGTCCTAATTTTTATAGGGCTAGCCGATGTCTGCTGTAAAAGTGCGCGATCGCAACGCGATCAATAAATTAATTCTCTTTACTATATTTAGTAAAACCAAGAGACTGGGTAAAAAGTTGCAAAGGTTTACAGGAGTATAAGGATCTACAATCCTTAATTATGGCAATTCTATGGGGATCGCAAGTAAATATACTTATTACAAGCTTGCTCAGAACTTCTATGGCTTGCTCATCAGCACAAAATAACCGTAACTAAATGCTAGATTTTTGGACAAAAACCAGTGGGACTTGGATTAATGTTTTGGCAATCGCCTTCGGAACATTTTTAGGGCTAATCTTGCGTGGACGATTCCTGTCTCAGGTTTTACCAATTCTCAAACAAGCGATCGGACTTATTACCATGTTTGTCAGCCTTAATATGGCTAATAGCCTGCTTAAAGTTAAAGCAGGTGCTCTTGACGGCGTGATCTTGTCACTGATTTCGCTAATTATTGGCGGCATAATCGGAGAGTTAGGACAAATTGAGAAGCGATTAGAATCAGTTGGTGATTGGCTAAAAGCGAAATTTAAAGGCAAAGGTAAATTTACTGAAGGGTTTGTCGCTGCAAGTCTATTATTTTGCATTGGACCGATGGCAATTATCGGCAGTCTCAATAATGGGCTGAGAGGCGATGATAATCTTTTGGCGCTCAAGTCAGCTCTGGATGGGTTTATTTCAATTGTATTTGCTAGTACTTACGGGATCGGTGTTGGTTTTTCGGCTTTGCCCGTTGCCCTATATCAAGGCAGTATGTCGCTTTTAGCAGGAAATTTAGCTCAAAGCTTACCTGATCCAGCTAATGCCCCATCGGTCTTAATTATCACTGGTGTCGGTGGCTTGATGTTGTTGGGACTGGGCTTAAATTTATTAGAGCTAGCCAAGGTAAGGGTTGCGTCTTTTTTGCCAGCTTTAGCGATCGCGCCTTTAGTGTACTGGCTTGCAGATAGTCTCAAATAACTAAACAAGCGATCGCTTAAGCTAAAACAAAAAAGCAGACATGTCGCAAAGCGACATGTCTGCTTTTTTGTTTTTAGATTGCTATAATTAGTACAAGCTCCTCTGTGGCGTGCGTGACTACCGATAATGTTCTTGATCGATAATTGTTTTCTAGGAGTCTTTGGCAGTCTTCGCCGCAGTATACCAGACACGCATCTGGGAACTTAAGTTAGGCGTTGCGCCTCGGCTCCACCTGGTTTTACCGGGTCAAACAACTGAGGTAAGACGGCGTTGCGGAGGGGTGATAAAGTTTTTTTAAAAGTGTCTCTGTGCAGGGCACAGAGACACTTTTAAAAAAACTTTATTCAAATGCTTGCAATTACATGAAACCATGCTATATTAGCTAAGCGAAACAACGCGGGGTAGAGCAGCCTGGTAGCTCGTCGGGCTCATAACCCGAAGGTCGATGGTTCAAATCCGTCCCCCGCCATTTAACAAAAAACTCAATAACACAATAAAAAGATAAGCCACACTAAGTGTGGCTTATCTTTTTATGAGTTTGTAATACTTCTAAATAGATATCCAACCACAACACCAATAATCAAAGCCCAAATTTGACCAGATTTTACAAAACCATCCCAACCTTTTCCTAAGTCACCCATTACATCTTGCTTAAATTGTTGGGCAAGTAAATCCATGTTTATATGCGAATGCAGATCGGCGATATTGAAATGTATATTGCTAGAGATATCGATCGCGGAAAGATGAAACGATAAGTCAGCGCTAGTCATACTAGTCACTAAATGCTGGGCTTGGGCTAAGTCAAACATAATATTTTAGTTTTGGGTTAATTTACTAGAGCTTTATCTTTGATATGCAGAACGACGAGGGTCATGTCATCAGTATGAGTATGCCCTTCTCCAATAAAGTTTTGCACTTCTTGGAAGATGTAGTCAAGAATCATCTGTGGGCGTGTCACATCATCGGAAAGAGGAAAACAATTCTGACATGCCCAGTCTAAAGCTTTACGAAGGTTTTCTTCATCAAAGCGATCACCTTCTGGATTTGCCGCCTCTGTGAAGCCATCAGTGTAATAGATGACGACATCGCCTGAATTGAGATGAGTACTACTTTCTTCATATTTAGAGCCAGCTTCTAAGCCAATTAAAGCTCCCATCGTGTCAAGAGCATGTACAGATCGGGTCTTGGCTCGCCAATGTAATGCAGGGGTATGAGCAGCATTACTAAAAGAAAGAATTTGGGTTTCGGGATCGTATTCCGAATAAAACATGGTCACGAAGCGATGGGATTTCTCTAGATCCTCGTACATCACCTCATTGAGATGTTCCAAAATTTTACTGGGAGAATGATTATTTAATACCTCTGCTCGTAACATGCCCCTTGTCATGGTCATGATTAAGCCTGCGGGGACACCCTTACCCATAACATCGCCAACGACAAAGCTCCAGCGATCGCCTTTTTGCATCGGGATGAAATCATAGTAGTCTCCACCAACTCGACTAGCAGTAGAACACTTAGCAGAGATCTCAATACCTTGAATTTTAGGACAGTTGCGTGGTAAGAGTTGGCGTTGAATTTCTGCGCCAATCTCCATCTCGCGATCTTGACGCTCTTTTTTGATTAGTTCAGTTGTGAGTTCATGATTTTCTAAACCCACAGAAGTTTGATCGGCGACTAGGCGCATCAAAGTGCGCTTATTATCTGTCCATACATAATCGGGCTTGCGGCTAAATATATAAAGACGACCGCGCACCGCATTTTTGACTAAAACCGATGTGCCGTACAAATGTACATCTGCACCTAGATAGCGGCTGACCATTTCATCAAGCGCGGTTGGACTACCTGTTAATACTTGTTGTATAGCACGTTCGATCGCAGTTCTTACTTGTTGCGCTTTCATGCCGCCTTGATTGCGCTCAGGACAATGCAGAGACTCTAGGCGCATCTGCCCACTCGCTTTAAACAAAATTAGCGCACCACCATCAGAGTCAGTTACCCGACTGGCGATTAGGGGAATTAATTCTAAAAATTGGTTGAGATTACTAAAGCTGCGGAGAGCGTAACCCAAAAAGCTAAGCAGCTCATGGATTTTGTTTTGATCCTGACTCATCCGTCTGAGCAGGTCTTTGAGATCTTTCATCACCATCACAGACGTATTGTCTATGTCTTGTGATGGGAGTGATCTATTTCTAGGTGGCAATGATAGAGACATACCAATGCTGCAACGCTAGGTGGTTTGAACAAAAGCTAATTTAGTCAAACAGTGTAGCCTGAGTGGGACAAAAATTAACAAGCGATTTCAGTAATTTTCCAAAAGAGTTTTAATGGCGCTTCACGTCGCTAAAAAAAATCGGCATACTTAAAAGCTCAAAGCCAAAATCTTTACATCCCACGCAGCGGGCGATACAGATTTTTGGGCTTTACCTGTATAGCTGTCGCCAATAGTACTAGGGCATAAAGCCCAATAATTGATAGGCGGCGCTCCGCTCCGCCTATCAATTATTGGGCTTTGATTTGTCCCAAGACAAGTGACTGTAGCTATAACCTAGCTAATTAAAACTAGTTACTTAATAAAGCTTCGACAAATTCGTAGCTAGAGAATGGTCGCAAGTCTTCAATACCCTCACCAGCGCCGATAAATCTAATGGGCAGACCAAGTTGTTGCACTACTGCGATCGCTACACCACCCTTCGCTGTGCCATCTAATTTCGTCAGAATCACACCCGTAATCCCTGCGGATTGAGCAAAGATTTCAGCCTGTTTAAGTCCATTTTGTCCGAGTGTAGAGTCTAGAACCAGCAAAGATTCGATTTTTGTATCGGTAGATTTTTTATCGATAATGCGGCGAATTTTGCTGAGTTCGTCCATTAGATTTTTCTTGTTTTGCAATCTGCCTGCGGTGTCTACTAGTAGTAATTCAGTGCCTCTGGCTTGGGCTGCCGAGATCGCATCAAAGACCACAGCAGCGGGATCAGCATTTTGGGCTGGGTTACAAATTACGTCTACGTTAGATCTTTTTCCCCAACTCTTGACTTGCTCAACTGCCGCAGCGCGGAAAGTATCGGCAGCAGCGATCAGGGTTTTATAGCCAGACTTCACACTGAGATGAGAAAGCTTACCAATGGTCGTGGTTTTACCTGCTCCATTTACACCTGTAATCAGCCAAATATTCAGTTGGTTTTTTTCAGGGATCAGCATCGGAATTGGCTCGCCACCTTTTTGTCCAGACGAATCAAGCATCTCACGCAAAATTTGTTTGAGATAGGCGATCGCTTCTTCAGGTGGTAAAACTTCTTTGCGAAGCTTGTCTTGCAGCTTGGAAATAATTTGGTCAGTTGCCTTTACCCCAACATCTGCCTGCAAGAGTAAGGCTTCAATATCATCAACAGAGTCAGCACTCAGAGGCCCCTGTCCAACGATCGCCTTTAGTTGATTGACTAGAGACAAACGAGTTTTGTCTAAGCCTTGACGTAGGCGATTGAGCCATGTGATTTCTTCGACGGAGATTTCTTCGGGACGACGACCTTGTGAGGCGAGAACTTCGGCTGACCAGATGAAATCATCATCAAATTTGATGGTCGCTTTTCGTCTGGATTGAACTGTGGGTTTAACTTCTGGCTCTGGCTCAACGATCGCGGTAGCTTCAAGGACAGCGATGCGGGCAAGGCGATCGCTTTCTGACTGCATCCAAAAAGGCAATGCTTCAGGCTCAGGGGTAATTGCTTCTGGGGAAACAACTTCGGCGATCACAGATTCAATCGCAGGTTCAACTGATGCAGGAACTTCAGTGATTGTTTCTGGAGATATTTCTAAAGGAGACTCAGCCTCAATTAATGGAGCTGGAGTTGCAAATGACTCAGTAATGTCTAGCTGAGATTCAACAATTGCAGGTTCGTCAACCTGCAATTCAGGGGCAATAACTTCATGCTCACTAATTTCTAGAGTAACATCTGCTTCTATAATCTCAGGCTGATCAATTTGTGACTCAGCAGCCTTGACCTCTGACTCACTAGTGTCTGGTAAAGATTCGACCATTTCAAGATCAGCAATCTTTGCTTCTGGCTCAGTAATTTCTGGCTCTGGGGTTTCAGCTTCAGATGCTTTTTCCTCAGCAACTTCTGCCTGTTGCTGTACATTGGCATAGGCTGCCTTAGCCCAATTTAATAAATCTTGAGATGCTGGCGATGCGATCGGGCTAGGCTCGTCAACAGTTTTAGATTCAGGCGCTTTTTCTTCAGTTTGGGCTGGCTCTACAGGTTGATTAGTTGCATCTTTGTCATCATCAAACTTTCGCCGAAACCAGTTAAACACCATACTAATAACCTCGCGCAATGCCTCAATCTACAACAAATTCAATAATAGTTTTAGAAAGCGCTAAGCTTTCTCTGAAACTACTATTGAGTCTATTATCAGCTTACTAAGATAGTTTACGGTGTCTGGGTTATTAGCACTGAATCAGATCTAGACGGTTTTCCGAAGTCCATAAAAAAAGAAGCGACGCAAAGCGTCGCTTCTTTTTTTATGGGTTTATTTCTTTTTGATATCTTTTGCCATGTTTAGGAAGATATCCATGCTCGAATCTACACGAGTATTGAGTTTCTTTGGCTCAAATGTAGATTGAGGAATTGGCTCAGAAGACTCATTGTTCTTGGGCTCAATTTTAGAATCTTCTACTTTTTCAGTTGCAGTGAAGGCACTTGTAATTTCAGCACCCTTAACCCCATTAACGGTGGGGAATGTCTTTCTGACAGCTTTGGGTGTCCGCATGTAGTCAATGTCACCAAAGGTTTTTGCCGAGTCTTGATCTAGGAAGAAAGAAGATTCCGTATTTTCAGATTTATCTTTTTTATCCTTTTTGCCAAATAAACCGAAAAGAGCCATGTATTTATACCTATTTTTCTAAAATCTGGTCGAATTTGTCTTTATATTACGTTGTGTAACATTTTAGCAACATATAGCGCCATAGAGATCGCGATAATGTTCAACAATAAAAAAAGCAGCACGTTGTGCTGCTTTTTTTATTGACGACGCAAAGTTCTTACTTAGTTACAACCTGTAGTTAGCATTGTTAATGCGCTCACGTCCCATGGATTCATCAGGCTTTTTCAGAGTGAACTTGTCAGCATTTGACTTGATCAGTTCTTTTTGCGATTCATTTAATCCAGCAATTTTTAGTACGTCATCTAAAGAGTTGTAAGGCGCATTTTCGATGATGATTCGCCCCAAGGTGGGATACATACCACGTACTTGACGAAAAGTGTTGATATTAGCGTTATTCAGGTCGATTTTGCTAAGATCTTGCGTGTAAAAATTGGTAGTAGGTAATTCTTCGGCAAATGCAGCGTTACTGCCAAAAGAACCTAAAAAGCCAGTTGTCAAAATTGACGCGATCGCCACTAATAAAACAGAAAAGCGTATAAGTGCTTTCATGCCTAAAATCTCTCTATTAAAAAAATAATTTATTCACTTTCGAGATTAGC
This window of the Pseudanabaena sp. BC1403 genome carries:
- the psbU gene encoding photosystem II complex extrinsic protein PsbU, giving the protein MKALIRFSVLLVAIASILTTGFLGSFGSNAAFAEELPTTNFYTQDLSKIDLNNANINTFRQVRGMYPTLGRIIIENAPYNSLDDVLKIAGLNESQKELIKSNADKFTLKKPDESMGRERINNANYRL
- a CDS encoding DUF554 domain-containing protein, translated to MLDFWTKTSGTWINVLAIAFGTFLGLILRGRFLSQVLPILKQAIGLITMFVSLNMANSLLKVKAGALDGVILSLISLIIGGIIGELGQIEKRLESVGDWLKAKFKGKGKFTEGFVAASLLFCIGPMAIIGSLNNGLRGDDNLLALKSALDGFISIVFASTYGIGVGFSALPVALYQGSMSLLAGNLAQSLPDPANAPSVLIITGVGGLMLLGLGLNLLELAKVRVASFLPALAIAPLVYWLADSLK
- the ftsY gene encoding signal recognition particle-docking protein FtsY; its protein translation is MVFNWFRRKFDDDKDATNQPVEPAQTEEKAPESKTVDEPSPIASPASQDLLNWAKAAYANVQQQAEVAEEKASEAETPEPEITEPEAKIADLEMVESLPDTSESEVKAAESQIDQPEIIEADVTLEISEHEVIAPELQVDEPAIVESQLDITESFATPAPLIEAESPLEISPETITEVPASVEPAIESVIAEVVSPEAITPEPEALPFWMQSESDRLARIAVLEATAIVEPEPEVKPTVQSRRKATIKFDDDFIWSAEVLASQGRRPEEISVEEITWLNRLRQGLDKTRLSLVNQLKAIVGQGPLSADSVDDIEALLLQADVGVKATDQIISKLQDKLRKEVLPPEEAIAYLKQILREMLDSSGQKGGEPIPMLIPEKNQLNIWLITGVNGAGKTTTIGKLSHLSVKSGYKTLIAAADTFRAAAVEQVKSWGKRSNVDVICNPAQNADPAAVVFDAISAAQARGTELLLVDTAGRLQNKKNLMDELSKIRRIIDKKSTDTKIESLLVLDSTLGQNGLKQAEIFAQSAGITGVILTKLDGTAKGGVAIAVVQQLGLPIRFIGAGEGIEDLRPFSSYEFVEALLSN
- a CDS encoding PP2C family protein-serine/threonine phosphatase is translated as MSLSLPPRNRSLPSQDIDNTSVMVMKDLKDLLRRMSQDQNKIHELLSFLGYALRSFSNLNQFLELIPLIASRVTDSDGGALILFKASGQMRLESLHCPERNQGGMKAQQVRTAIERAIQQVLTGSPTALDEMVSRYLGADVHLYGTSVLVKNAVRGRLYIFSRKPDYVWTDNKRTLMRLVADQTSVGLENHELTTELIKKERQDREMEIGAEIQRQLLPRNCPKIQGIEISAKCSTASRVGGDYYDFIPMQKGDRWSFVVGDVMGKGVPAGLIMTMTRGMLRAEVLNNHSPSKILEHLNEVMYEDLEKSHRFVTMFYSEYDPETQILSFSNAAHTPALHWRAKTRSVHALDTMGALIGLEAGSKYEESSTHLNSGDVVIYYTDGFTEAANPEGDRFDEENLRKALDWACQNCFPLSDDVTRPQMILDYIFQEVQNFIGEGHTHTDDMTLVVLHIKDKALVN